The nucleotide sequence CCGGCCATGAAATCATGGCGCTGTTTATTCAGTCTTATTGTGGCAAAGAAGCGAGTAGAGCGAAAGACTTTACGTAAGTCGTGTGGAAATCGATGCCTTCTACGGCCgcagtttttttttttttttttagtttttttttttttacataTACACACACTCTGGCCTATGAGCAACAGGGCTGGGACGTATGTGCTGACAGAGGTGGGTTCACATTAGGATCATTGTTTCAGTTCGACAAATGGTCGGTGTAATGTTAGTGGGTAGTGAGAGGGGCGTAGTGCATCCCAAAGTCCGAGGTCTATCCAACTGCTCGCACTTGACAGCATTCCTCGGATAAGACTGATGGATGACCTGCCCTATCAAGATTGAGACTACAGTCACCGCATAAGCTGCCTGCATACCTTGAGACAGGGAATATGGGGCGTTACTAAGGTTCTTCGACATCGTGATCATTATGATCGCACCATGAGCGAGGCCAAGAACAGTGCCTCACCTAATCAGCCCTGCGGTGCTACTTTCAGCTGCAACAACAGCTGAAGACAGCGTGTAGAATCCTAAACTTGATGTGgatcttgttgctgttgatcGGGAACGGCCAGTCATTCACTGCTTCTCGTCGGGCCGTCAACGTATCGCATGAACGAGCAGAACGAGATGTGGTTGTGTATCAATCCTCAAGGAAGGCATGGTGATGGACCATCATTCATGATTCCATACCTCATAGCCTTTGTCACTGAACAGAGGGTACAACCAAGACGTCGAATTTTGAGTATAAGAAGCCACGAACACGCTCGCCATCACTGCTCTTTCTTTCACCATCAGTCTCTCAGACATCACCGTCCTCTCACACAACTTCACACCAACGCCAACCTTCAACAAAATGCAattcaccaccgccctcctcctcgccctccaggCCACCTTCGCCCTCACCagccccgcccccgcccccgcgGCCGACCTTTCCACCGCCCAACTCGAAGCCGAGTGCGGCAGTCTCCACGCCAACACCTACAACGAGACCGCTCTTCCCTCCGACGTTGATCCAGCCCGGATCCGTCACTGGTAAGTGATCTCTTTCCCCTACCTAACCGAGCGGTTTGCTAACCGCAGACAAAAAAGCGTCGAACACCCCTCCGGCACCGCCACCGAGGAAAACACCCTCGGCAAACGCGACTGCGTCCCGGGCAGCGCGGCCCAGTACGGCTGCGGCAGGGGCGGGTACTGCTGGAGGCGCTGCGGCGGGAGCGGGGGCTCGTGGTGCTGGCAGGCGGTGAACAACGGCTGGGGTGACTGGATCAAGTGCACTGCGAACAGCCAGTGTGCTCCGAAAAGCGGGTGGGGGTGTGGTCA is from Podospora pseudopauciseta strain CBS 411.78 chromosome 5 map unlocalized CBS411.78m_5.2, whole genome shotgun sequence and encodes:
- the IDI-2 gene encoding IDI-2 precursor (EggNog:ENOG503P5P9), encoding MQFTTALLLALQATFALTSPAPAPAADLSTAQLEAECGSLHANTYNETALPSDVDPARIRHCVEHPSGTATEENTLGKRDCVPGSAAQYGCGRGGYCWRRCGGSGGSWCWQAVNNGWGDWIKCTANSQCAPKSGWGCGQSEGDCNACGCSCTGGLPF